In Hirundo rustica isolate bHirRus1 chromosome 2, bHirRus1.pri.v3, whole genome shotgun sequence, one genomic interval encodes:
- the LOC120749473 gene encoding complement C4-like isoform X1 encodes MERLLLLMSFCLLPSNTQQAPSFLITAPNVVHLGTDEMITVQVHGAQSPVQVTAYFKDETKNQLLSERIYFNLNENNGYQEMKKIMVKPGALQKNLFKKSNLPYVLLVTESKELDSTAKSIRILLSSKKGYIFIQTDKPIYTPSSQVRYRIFILDNAMRPTHDTVTVAVQNSKGMVVKKSDRKINAVFGEHFDIPDIAEPGTWKIKAWFHQYEMSNVSTEFEVKRYELPSFEVKLIPLHPYYHIWNESFVFDIEAKHSYGKEIQGAAYVRFGIIDENENKIFIPGLEQQLSIQNGKGRVTLNTPLLEEKLRKGISTLEGFHLYVAVTTVETASGEMREEELSSVKFVKSPYAVDLSNTKKYFVPGAPFSVVASATLVDGAPAAFLFITATVILPGKPPVKKTAFCNREGLVSITFDIPRDAQTLEIKVKAEEGKERLESPEASIRAERYQSASPNYLSISIPHTVVAPGDTLPITLKDIHQSGSGNIGYFYYMVVAKGQAQLLGRVPSSDKVINLKITEKMVPAFRFLAYYFIGNKGQQEIIADSVWVDVMDVCEGKIKVRTEQDTYEPTDHVNLQIETDHAGKVALAVVDKAVFILNKKNKLTAKKVFNAMNSYDLGCSVGGGANNIQVFTDVGLAFISDTIQSNIREGYKCLQGTRRQKRSLDFQKKMSGIASRYQNTALLKCCQDGMKLNPMRFSCTKRLEKVSGSQECRNAFRDCCEKATALRKRAQQRTRVGLARQYNEHEELFDEISVSLRSYFPESWWWSFEEVESPGKHSVKNFVPDSITTWEVQAISISPEKGFCVADPHTFAVFKDFFVSLRLPYSVRRHEQLEIKAVVYNYLPKDLQVIVKMDAVKGLCTAETTARAVQLPLLAKGNSATPAFFSVVPLTVGEIPITITAFDQNSGHSDSIRKNLKVVAEGVLQREEETICINSALKSHAVDLNRPSNMVPGSDSRVLVSLKGNIMDESVENCLSLSGVEKLIQVPTGCAEQTMVKMAPAVYAIEYLDASEQWVNFNPEKKQEAIGMIEKGYTRLLEFQKEDGSYGAFKTTPSSVWLTAFIVKVLTRSREYLSIQDSHIRNSVSYLVNQQQTDGSFHDHHPVMDRSMQGGIKSAEEDLAMTAFVTIALQETLRVYPSPDVARVITGTVAYMKNQFSRNTDCYSTVITAYALTLVQSDSEDAQFVKEKLRNCSSFDEAKQQRYWGNGNNAISVETTAYALLQTLLLGDMEYATPIATWLTERRNYGGGYCSTQDTVVALEALSAYSIQTLNSAPTDLTVRLGTPGRQNYYSIVLTDAHEEFQKQLEFELGRKLEVSVHGKGNGTMSILKMYWTPELKNNTCNDLILTVEVEGSVKYSEAEYSDEDDYEDLTAAGNSTFETLSKMDWFDIRSRRKRDVTALSKTESLQYKVCVRSTGPKSPKMSLVDLTLLSGLEPDTKELEQLVTASDRYIQHFEYKEGKVLLYFGELPSGPDPDCISFGAKQINPMGLVQPANAILYDFYNPDRRCSVFYSAPKHSAMLSKLCHGNVCQCAEGPCPRQKSTFSKAVQQTTRFNFVCYQPTADYAYEVEILNSTEKNVFDYYEAKIHKILKASADESIQVGEHRQFLSRSMCKLNIVPGKRYLLMGRDGQTADCNNKMQYLLDAQAWVEKMPEDSECRSTLRRQSCAHLQDFLSTSDSLCHV; translated from the exons ATGGAAAGGCTGCTATTGTTGATGAGCTTCTGTTTGCTGCCATCCAATACGCAGCAAGCACCATC aTTTCTTATTACTGCCCCAAATGTGGTGCATTTGGGCACAGATGAGATGATAACAGTTCAAGTCCACGGGGCACAGAGCCCTGTGCAAGTTACTGCATACTTCAAAGATGAGACAAAAAATCAGCTCCTATCAGAGAGGATCTACTTTAACCTTAATGAAAATAATGGCTAccaagagatgaaaaaaataatg gtcAAGCCGGGGGCTCTGCAAAAGAACCTGTTCAAGAAGAGTAATCTGCCATATGTTCTGCTGGTCACTGAGAGCAAGGAGCTTGATTCGACTGCCAAGAGCATTCGCATCCTCCTGTCCTCCAAGAAAGGCTACATTTTTATCCAGACAGATAAGCCCATATACACACCAAGTTCTCAAG TCAGATACAGGATCTTCATTCTGGACAATGCTATGAGGCCGACGCATGACACGGTTACAGTTGCTGTGCAG AACTCCAAGGGAATGGTGGTTAAAAAGTCAGATCGGAAAATAAACGCAGTGTTTGGTGAACACTTTGATATACCTGACATTGCTGA GCCTGGAACTTGGAAAATCAAAGCCTGGTTTCATCAATATGAAATGTCTAACGTTTCCACGGAATTTGAAGTTAAAAGATACG aACTTCCAAGCTTTGAAGTCAAACTCATCCCACTTCATCCGTACTACCACATCTGGAATGAAAGCTTTGTGTTTGATATCGAGGCAAA ACACTCTTATGGGAAGGAGATTCAAGGCGCCGCATATGTGCGATTTGGCATAATCGatgaaaatgagaacaaaatatttattccagGCCTGGAGCAACAGCTGTCA atccaaaatggaaaaggaagagtTACTTTAAATACACCACTGTTGGAAGAGAAATTGAGAAAGGGTATTTCAACTCTGGAAGGGTTTCATTTATATGTCGCTGTTACCACTGTAGAAACTGCAA GTGGTGAGATGAGGGAAGAGGAACTCAGCAGTGTGAAGTTTGTAAAATCTCCTTATGCTGTTGATCTGTCTAACACCAAAAAGTACTTTGTGCCTGGAGCCCCCTTCTCTGTTGTG GCATCTGCCACTTTGGTTGATGGTGCTCCCGCTGCCTTCCTATTTATCACTGCCACTGTTATTTTGCCTGGAAAACCCCCAGTGAAGAAGACTGCCTTCTGTAATAGAGAGGGTCTGGTCTCCATTACATTCGACATCCCCAGAGATGCTCAAACGCTTGAAATAAag GTAAAGGCTGAAGAGGGTAAAGAAAGGTTAGAATCCCCTGAAGCCAGTATCAGAGCTGAAAGATACCAGTCTGCTTCCCCAAACTACCTCAGCATCAGCATCCCGCACACCGTTGTGGCACCTGGAGATACCTTACCCATCACCTTGAAGGATATTCATCAGTCTGGCAGTGGAAACATTGGCTATTTCTATTATATG GTTGTGGCAAAGGGACAAGCTCAGCTTCTGGGAAGGGTGCCATCCTCAGACAAAGTAATAAATCTCAAAATCACTGAGAAGATGGTGCCTGCCTTTCGGTTTTTAGCCTACTACTTCATTGGAAACAAGGGCCAGCAAGAGATCATTGCTGATTCTGTGTGGGTGGATGTCATGGATGTCTGCGAAGGAAAG ATTAAAGTGAGAACAGAGCAAGACACATATGAACCAACAGACCACGTCAATTTACAGATTGAAACAGACCATGCGGGAAAAGTTGCCTTAGCTGTGGTTGATAAAGCAGTTTTTATtctgaataagaaaaataagcttACAGCCAAAAAA GTATTTAATGCCATGAATTCGTATGACCTTGGATGTTCTGTGGGTGGTGGTGCAAATAATATTCAAGTTTTTACTGATGTTGGTCTGGCTTTTATATCAGACACGATTCAATCCAACATTAGGGAAG GATATAAATGCCTCCAGGGCACCAGAAGGCAGAAGAGATCTTtggattttcagaagaaaatgtcagGAATTG CCAGCAGATACCAAAACACTGCTCTACTAAAATGCTGCCAAGATGGAATGAAATTAAATCCCATGAGGTTTTCTTGTAcaaaaaggctggaaaaggtgTCTGGCTCCCAGGAATGCAGGAACGCATTCCGGGACTGCTGTGAAAAAGCCACAGCCCTCAGGAAGCGGGCGCAGCAGAGGACCAGAGTGGGCTTGGCACGAC AATACAATGAACACGAAGAATTGTTTGATGAAATCTCTGTCAGCCTGCGTAGTTATTTTCCTGAGAGCTGGTGGTGGAGTTTTGAAGAAGTAGAAAGCCCTGGAAAACACAG CGTAAAAAACTTTGTTCCGGACTCTATAACTACCTGGGAAGTTCAGGCAATAAGTATATCTCCTGAAAAAG GGTTCTGTGTAGCTGACCCCCACACCTTTGCAgttttcaaagacttttttgTGTCCCTGAGATTACCGTACTCAGTCAGACGACACGAGcaactggaaataaaagcagtggTTTACAACTACCTGCCCAAAGATCTCCAG GTGATAGTGAAGATGGATGCAGTGAAGGGGCTGTGCACCGCGGAGACGACGGCGAGGGCAGTGCAGCTGCCGCTGCTGGCTAAGGGGAACTCGGCAACGCCAGCCTTCTTCTCAGTTGTCCCTCTGACTGTGGGAGAAATTCCAATTACCATTACTGCTTTTGACCAAAATTCTGGGCACAGTGATAGCATTAGGAAGAATCTCAAAGTTGTG GCTGAAGGTGTTTtacagagagaagaagagaccaTTTGCATTAACAGTGCCT tgaAGTCCCATGCAGTGGACCTGAACAGACCATCTAATATGGTACCGGGTTCTGATAGCCGCGTGTTAGTTAGCCTGAAAG GGAACATTATGGATGAGTCTGTTGAAAACTGTCTGAGTCTCAGCGGAGTTGAGAAGCTGATTCAGGTGCccacaggctgtgcagagcaAACAATGGTGAAAATGGCCCCTGCAGTCTACGCCATTGAATACCTGGACGCCAGCGAGCAGTGGGTGAACTTTAACCCTGAAAAGAAGCAGGAAGCCATTGGTATGATTGAAAAAG GTTACACTAGACTGCTTGAGTTTCAGAAGGAGGATGGCTCCTACGGAGCATTTAAAACAACACCTAGTAGTGTATG GTTAACCGCATTCATTGTTAAAGTGCTCACAAGGAGCAGAGAATACCTCAGTATCCAAGACAGTCACATAAGAAACTCAGTTTCCTACTTGGTTAATCAACAGCAGACAGATGGTTCATTCCACGACCACCACCCCGTAATGGACAGGTCAATGCAG GGCGGCATTAAGTCAGCAGAAGAGGATTTGGCTATGACAGCCTTCGTAACCATAGCATTGCAAGAGACCCTACGTGTCTATCCATCACCTGATGTG GCACGAGTGATTACAGGAACAGTGGCTTAcatgaaaaatcaattttcaaGAAATACTGACTGCTATTCTACAGTCATCACTGCTTATGCTCTGACACTTGTGCAGTCTGATAGTGAAGATGCTCagtttgtgaaagaaaaattaagaaactgTTCTTCTTTTGATGAAG caaagcagcagcgCTACTGGGGAAATGGCAACAACGCAATCTCAGTGGAAACCACTGCCTATGCCCTGCTTCAAACTTTGCTCCTGGGAGACATGGAATATGCAACTCCTATTGCCACGTGGCTGACGGAAAGGAGGAACTACGGCGGAGGGTACTGCTCTACACAG GACACAGTGGTGGCCTTAGAAGCTCTATCAGCATACAGCATACAGACACTGAACTCTGCTCCCACTGACCTGACTGTCAgactgggaacacctggaaggCAAAATTACTACAGCATTGTTCTGACTGATGCTCATGAAGAATTTCAGAAGCAATTAGAG TTTGAACTTGGAAGAAAACTTGAAGTATCTGTACACGGCAAAGGAAATGGGACAATGAGT atattaaaaatgtactggACACCTGAGCTGAAGAACAACACCTGCAATGACTTGATTTTGACAGTGGAAGTGGAAGGCAGCGTTAAGTACTCTG AAGCTGAATACTCTGATGAAGATGATTATGAGGACTTGACTGCTGCAGGCAACAGCACATTTGAAACACTGTCTAAAATGGATTGGTTTGACATCcgcagcagaagaaaaagggatgTGACTGCTCTCAGCAAAACAGAATCCTTGCAATACAAAGTCTGTGTCAG GTCCACAGGTCCCAAATCACCAAAGATGTCCCTGGTTGATCTCACTCTGCTGAGTGGGTTGGAGCCTGACACAAAGGAACTCGAACAG tTGGTGACAGCTTCAGACAGGTATATTCAACACTTTGAGTACAAGGAAGGGAAGGTTTTGCTCTACTTTGGTGAG ctcccaAGTGGACCGGACCCAGACTGTATATCATTTGGGGCAAAGCAAATCAATCCCATGGGCTTGGTTCAGCCAGCAAATGCCATCCTTTATGATTTTTACAACCCTG ACAGGAGATGCAGTGTGTTCTACAGCGCTCCCAAGCACAGTGCCATGCTTTCAAAGCTGTGCCACGGCAACGTCTGCCAGTGCGCGGAAG gtCCCTGCCCAAGACAAAAATCAACTTTCAGTAAAGCGGTACAACAAACCACACGCTTTAATTTTGTCTGCTACCAACCTACTGCAGATTATG CATACGAGGTGGAGATCCTCAACAGTACAGAGAAGAATGTTTTTGATTACTATGAGGCCAAAATCCACAAAATTCTTAAAGCAT
- the LOC120749473 gene encoding complement C4-like isoform X4, with product MREEELSSVKFVKSPYAVDLSNTKKYFVPGAPFSVVASATLVDGAPAAFLFITATVILPGKPPVKKTAFCNREGLVSITFDIPRDAQTLEIKVKAEEGKERLESPEASIRAERYQSASPNYLSISIPHTVVAPGDTLPITLKDIHQSGSGNIGYFYYMVVAKGQAQLLGRVPSSDKVINLKITEKMVPAFRFLAYYFIGNKGQQEIIADSVWVDVMDVCEGKIKVRTEQDTYEPTDHVNLQIETDHAGKVALAVVDKAVFILNKKNKLTAKKVFNAMNSYDLGCSVGGGANNIQVFTDVGLAFISDTIQSNIREGYKCLQGTRRQKRSLDFQKKMSGIASRYQNTALLKCCQDGMKLNPMRFSCTKRLEKVSGSQECRNAFRDCCEKATALRKRAQQRTRVGLARQYNEHEELFDEISVSLRSYFPESWWWSFEEVESPGKHSVKNFVPDSITTWEVQAISISPEKGFCVADPHTFAVFKDFFVSLRLPYSVRRHEQLEIKAVVYNYLPKDLQVIVKMDAVKGLCTAETTARAVQLPLLAKGNSATPAFFSVVPLTVGEIPITITAFDQNSGHSDSIRKNLKVVAEGVLQREEETICINSALKSHAVDLNRPSNMVPGSDSRVLVSLKGNIMDESVENCLSLSGVEKLIQVPTGCAEQTMVKMAPAVYAIEYLDASEQWVNFNPEKKQEAIGMIEKGYTRLLEFQKEDGSYGAFKTTPSSVWLTAFIVKVLTRSREYLSIQDSHIRNSVSYLVNQQQTDGSFHDHHPVMDRSMQGGIKSAEEDLAMTAFVTIALQETLRVYPSPDVARVITGTVAYMKNQFSRNTDCYSTVITAYALTLVQSDSEDAQFVKEKLRNCSSFDEAKQQRYWGNGNNAISVETTAYALLQTLLLGDMEYATPIATWLTERRNYGGGYCSTQDTVVALEALSAYSIQTLNSAPTDLTVRLGTPGRQNYYSIVLTDAHEEFQKQLEFELGRKLEVSVHGKGNGTMSILKMYWTPELKNNTCNDLILTVEVEGSVKYSEAEYSDEDDYEDLTAAGNSTFETLSKMDWFDIRSRRKRDVTALSKTESLQYKVCVRSTGPKSPKMSLVDLTLLSGLEPDTKELEQLVTASDRYIQHFEYKEGKVLLYFGELPSGPDPDCISFGAKQINPMGLVQPANAILYDFYNPDRRCSVFYSAPKHSAMLSKLCHGNVCQCAEGPCPRQKSTFSKAVQQTTRFNFVCYQPTADYAYEVEILNSTEKNVFDYYEAKIHKILKASADESIQVGEHRQFLSRSMCKLNIVPGKRYLLMGRDGQTADCNNKMQYLLDAQAWVEKMPEDSECRSTLRRQSCAHLQDFLSTSDSLCHV from the exons ATGAGGGAAGAGGAACTCAGCAGTGTGAAGTTTGTAAAATCTCCTTATGCTGTTGATCTGTCTAACACCAAAAAGTACTTTGTGCCTGGAGCCCCCTTCTCTGTTGTG GCATCTGCCACTTTGGTTGATGGTGCTCCCGCTGCCTTCCTATTTATCACTGCCACTGTTATTTTGCCTGGAAAACCCCCAGTGAAGAAGACTGCCTTCTGTAATAGAGAGGGTCTGGTCTCCATTACATTCGACATCCCCAGAGATGCTCAAACGCTTGAAATAAag GTAAAGGCTGAAGAGGGTAAAGAAAGGTTAGAATCCCCTGAAGCCAGTATCAGAGCTGAAAGATACCAGTCTGCTTCCCCAAACTACCTCAGCATCAGCATCCCGCACACCGTTGTGGCACCTGGAGATACCTTACCCATCACCTTGAAGGATATTCATCAGTCTGGCAGTGGAAACATTGGCTATTTCTATTATATG GTTGTGGCAAAGGGACAAGCTCAGCTTCTGGGAAGGGTGCCATCCTCAGACAAAGTAATAAATCTCAAAATCACTGAGAAGATGGTGCCTGCCTTTCGGTTTTTAGCCTACTACTTCATTGGAAACAAGGGCCAGCAAGAGATCATTGCTGATTCTGTGTGGGTGGATGTCATGGATGTCTGCGAAGGAAAG ATTAAAGTGAGAACAGAGCAAGACACATATGAACCAACAGACCACGTCAATTTACAGATTGAAACAGACCATGCGGGAAAAGTTGCCTTAGCTGTGGTTGATAAAGCAGTTTTTATtctgaataagaaaaataagcttACAGCCAAAAAA GTATTTAATGCCATGAATTCGTATGACCTTGGATGTTCTGTGGGTGGTGGTGCAAATAATATTCAAGTTTTTACTGATGTTGGTCTGGCTTTTATATCAGACACGATTCAATCCAACATTAGGGAAG GATATAAATGCCTCCAGGGCACCAGAAGGCAGAAGAGATCTTtggattttcagaagaaaatgtcagGAATTG CCAGCAGATACCAAAACACTGCTCTACTAAAATGCTGCCAAGATGGAATGAAATTAAATCCCATGAGGTTTTCTTGTAcaaaaaggctggaaaaggtgTCTGGCTCCCAGGAATGCAGGAACGCATTCCGGGACTGCTGTGAAAAAGCCACAGCCCTCAGGAAGCGGGCGCAGCAGAGGACCAGAGTGGGCTTGGCACGAC AATACAATGAACACGAAGAATTGTTTGATGAAATCTCTGTCAGCCTGCGTAGTTATTTTCCTGAGAGCTGGTGGTGGAGTTTTGAAGAAGTAGAAAGCCCTGGAAAACACAG CGTAAAAAACTTTGTTCCGGACTCTATAACTACCTGGGAAGTTCAGGCAATAAGTATATCTCCTGAAAAAG GGTTCTGTGTAGCTGACCCCCACACCTTTGCAgttttcaaagacttttttgTGTCCCTGAGATTACCGTACTCAGTCAGACGACACGAGcaactggaaataaaagcagtggTTTACAACTACCTGCCCAAAGATCTCCAG GTGATAGTGAAGATGGATGCAGTGAAGGGGCTGTGCACCGCGGAGACGACGGCGAGGGCAGTGCAGCTGCCGCTGCTGGCTAAGGGGAACTCGGCAACGCCAGCCTTCTTCTCAGTTGTCCCTCTGACTGTGGGAGAAATTCCAATTACCATTACTGCTTTTGACCAAAATTCTGGGCACAGTGATAGCATTAGGAAGAATCTCAAAGTTGTG GCTGAAGGTGTTTtacagagagaagaagagaccaTTTGCATTAACAGTGCCT tgaAGTCCCATGCAGTGGACCTGAACAGACCATCTAATATGGTACCGGGTTCTGATAGCCGCGTGTTAGTTAGCCTGAAAG GGAACATTATGGATGAGTCTGTTGAAAACTGTCTGAGTCTCAGCGGAGTTGAGAAGCTGATTCAGGTGCccacaggctgtgcagagcaAACAATGGTGAAAATGGCCCCTGCAGTCTACGCCATTGAATACCTGGACGCCAGCGAGCAGTGGGTGAACTTTAACCCTGAAAAGAAGCAGGAAGCCATTGGTATGATTGAAAAAG GTTACACTAGACTGCTTGAGTTTCAGAAGGAGGATGGCTCCTACGGAGCATTTAAAACAACACCTAGTAGTGTATG GTTAACCGCATTCATTGTTAAAGTGCTCACAAGGAGCAGAGAATACCTCAGTATCCAAGACAGTCACATAAGAAACTCAGTTTCCTACTTGGTTAATCAACAGCAGACAGATGGTTCATTCCACGACCACCACCCCGTAATGGACAGGTCAATGCAG GGCGGCATTAAGTCAGCAGAAGAGGATTTGGCTATGACAGCCTTCGTAACCATAGCATTGCAAGAGACCCTACGTGTCTATCCATCACCTGATGTG GCACGAGTGATTACAGGAACAGTGGCTTAcatgaaaaatcaattttcaaGAAATACTGACTGCTATTCTACAGTCATCACTGCTTATGCTCTGACACTTGTGCAGTCTGATAGTGAAGATGCTCagtttgtgaaagaaaaattaagaaactgTTCTTCTTTTGATGAAG caaagcagcagcgCTACTGGGGAAATGGCAACAACGCAATCTCAGTGGAAACCACTGCCTATGCCCTGCTTCAAACTTTGCTCCTGGGAGACATGGAATATGCAACTCCTATTGCCACGTGGCTGACGGAAAGGAGGAACTACGGCGGAGGGTACTGCTCTACACAG GACACAGTGGTGGCCTTAGAAGCTCTATCAGCATACAGCATACAGACACTGAACTCTGCTCCCACTGACCTGACTGTCAgactgggaacacctggaaggCAAAATTACTACAGCATTGTTCTGACTGATGCTCATGAAGAATTTCAGAAGCAATTAGAG TTTGAACTTGGAAGAAAACTTGAAGTATCTGTACACGGCAAAGGAAATGGGACAATGAGT atattaaaaatgtactggACACCTGAGCTGAAGAACAACACCTGCAATGACTTGATTTTGACAGTGGAAGTGGAAGGCAGCGTTAAGTACTCTG AAGCTGAATACTCTGATGAAGATGATTATGAGGACTTGACTGCTGCAGGCAACAGCACATTTGAAACACTGTCTAAAATGGATTGGTTTGACATCcgcagcagaagaaaaagggatgTGACTGCTCTCAGCAAAACAGAATCCTTGCAATACAAAGTCTGTGTCAG GTCCACAGGTCCCAAATCACCAAAGATGTCCCTGGTTGATCTCACTCTGCTGAGTGGGTTGGAGCCTGACACAAAGGAACTCGAACAG tTGGTGACAGCTTCAGACAGGTATATTCAACACTTTGAGTACAAGGAAGGGAAGGTTTTGCTCTACTTTGGTGAG ctcccaAGTGGACCGGACCCAGACTGTATATCATTTGGGGCAAAGCAAATCAATCCCATGGGCTTGGTTCAGCCAGCAAATGCCATCCTTTATGATTTTTACAACCCTG ACAGGAGATGCAGTGTGTTCTACAGCGCTCCCAAGCACAGTGCCATGCTTTCAAAGCTGTGCCACGGCAACGTCTGCCAGTGCGCGGAAG gtCCCTGCCCAAGACAAAAATCAACTTTCAGTAAAGCGGTACAACAAACCACACGCTTTAATTTTGTCTGCTACCAACCTACTGCAGATTATG CATACGAGGTGGAGATCCTCAACAGTACAGAGAAGAATGTTTTTGATTACTATGAGGCCAAAATCCACAAAATTCTTAAAGCAT